In Camelina sativa cultivar DH55 chromosome 13, Cs, whole genome shotgun sequence, the genomic window AACCCCATATCAATTAACGAATTTGCATTAATCCACTCTCCAAAGGCAAGCGAATCAGGAGACAGTCTCCCATTACCACCAGTCCTTTCATCCAATCTGACAATGGTATTATAATCTCCTCCCATAATAACAGGCTCTTCCACACCATGTATTGACTGACTAAGCGCCTCGCACAATCCACTTCTTCTACCAACTGTAGGAGCCACATAGACATCAATCACATGAACCACCTTTGTCCCATTCTTAACCCTCGCATGGACAAACTGATTTGAGGACTCCACAATGTCAACATCCCCAATACTCCCCCTCCACAACACCCATAAGCCACCACTTTGCCCCTTTGCATCCACTCGATAAGAGTGTTCAAAACCTAAATTCTGGCAAATATGAACCGCCCGATCACCTCCAGCATGTGTTTCGAACAAAGCCAACATATCAATCGAGTTTTTCTTCAGCATATATCTAATTGATCTCTGGAAATTAGGTTTATTAGCCCCCCGGCAATTccataaaataatattcattaTCGATTCACAGCAGCAAAGCAGAATTACCGGGGACCAACATTATGCGATCCCAGAGTCCACCACTCCATCCGGTGGATCCTGATGCACAACCAAACCCCTCCTCGCCAAATCCTCACCCACTCCATTATGAGTAACATCCATATCCCTTGACTCGGAAGGCGTAGAATTTGTCTCCGCCAGTGATTCATCTTTATCCCGCAAAATGAGATCCCCAGTTCTCCCAGAACTAGCTTTATCGACTCGTAAACGTTTGCCAGATGCAGAGAGTTCCACTTCTCCGCGTGTAGGGCCAAAGACAAGGCCTCTCATGGGCCTATTCACCTTAGTTGATTTTCTACGTGGCCCATTACGCTAAACTGACTTATTACCAACCCGTTTCTCCAAAGGACCATTTCGTGGgcctccactacctttcccTGTAAAGCCCATAAAACTACCTGCCTTAGCATGGGGAAAACTCCGACTCATACTCGAGTTAATACCTAAATCgacattttctttatttccttcCTCCGAAATCACAACTTCCCTTATCTCCTCTGAGATCATATCATCATCCAACCTATCAAATCTGTTAGCCATCACGATATTCCCCTTATTTTTAGTAACCGGAATTTCCTGAAGATTCCTTTCCTTAGTTAGGACTGATTCACCCACCATAGCCACAACCTTATTCTCCAACCTCTCTGGTCGTCGTCCCGGTCATCTGACCGCCGTAAAACCATCTGCACCTTCCTTACTTTCCCAAACTCAACAACAGCGGGGGAAACCGTCTTTGTTTActtctttaaccaaaaaacaaatagttTACTTCGTCAActgtagtatttgtttttttggttaaagaagcaaacaaagaGATTTAAGACTTGGGACTAACAAAATCCCTCATGGATAAAATCTAAGAGTTCAAGTTGAGTCCATATTAGATGTATATATCAACGTGtagatatttaaatataatgtttttaaacaTATGTATAGATTACGAACATATAACTAGAGTTGACGCAAGAGTTTGGGAGAAAGACTTAATAGAAGTCAAGTCGCTTATATTTTAACCTCAAGCAGTTACAAAGATGTTTCATATAATAAAGGAAGGTGTTgagaaatgaaaacaataaGAACTCGAGTGAATGCTtcatctatctctctctatatatcttTCTAGTTTCTTCTACTCTAATCATATCTAAATCCCATAATCCATATCCTTCCCGGTTAATCTCTCCATCATGACGACTAAGGTAAAAATCATATGCTCATACTACTTATACAGAAACGAATCcgagtttcttcttttcttttcttgaatcatTCGGTTTTGTGCAGAAAATTGAGATCAAAGTGGATATCGACTGTGAGAAATGCAAACGTGCAATCATGGAGGCCGTTGCAGAGCTAGAAggtatgatattttaattttaaaagaacttGTTACTAAACCTATTGATATATAGGAGATGCAATTATAAGATGAGAGATTTGAATGCAGGTGTGAATCATGTTTCACTGGATCAAGAGAAGAGCATACTAACCGTGGTGGGTACTATGGATCCGGTATGCGTAGCAGAACAGCTTAAGAAGATTAAACAGAAACCAGTAGTTATCAGTGTTGGACCACCGAAAAAACCAGATCCAAAACCAGACCCCAAGAAGGATCCTTGTTTCCCTTACTACTACTACACCCCCTGTGACATGGTAACAGTTAGTAGCTATGAGAGCGGAAGCGGCTGCACCATTGTTTAAATCCTGTCTCCATCTCTTATATAGTCTTCATGTAAAATCTTGTAATCTTTAGTCAGTAAAATAATTCCTTCATGTAAACATTTCAGTTATTTGGCTATGTGATGAATCTTTGTGTTATTGGCACCCCTCCTGTTATCTGAAACTAGTGCTAATATCATCATAATTTGACGTGGAGTCTTGCTTTTACATCACATCTAAATTCTGAAATCAGCCCAATTTCGAATACACAAGCACAAGCATTTTCCTTGTCAAAAGCAAATTCATGATCATGCCATCACCGAAACCACAATGATGCAAAAGAAGACCAGACCATACTAATTTTCTACCATTGAGGAAGCAGAGACTAACGAAGGTTTCGGAAACgttgtaaaacaaaaagcaaacagACTACTTAACCCTAGGAAAATCATCAAAGTTTATCAATCTTCTCCCGAGATCTTTGCAGCAGAAGCGTACTAACTTATACAGCCTTAGAACAACTTGAATTGTgatttacttcttcttccttccaccACCTCCCTTGGTTTTCTTATTTGCTGCTCCTTTAGTGGTACTCTCTGGGATCTCctattagaaagtaaaaaaaaagattataaacaCCAAATGATGTATGTATATCTAAAACATGTGGAACATGTATATCTAAAACATGTGGAACACAAAGTAGAGTGTTCTATTTACCACAGGATTAAGAATGGCGGCGCTTAGTCTATGTAAGGTAGTTTCCAGCTCAGCGACGTACACTAAACATATAGCTAAATAGAACTACAGAAATTATGGCag contains:
- the LOC104736683 gene encoding heavy metal-associated isoprenylated plant protein 27 codes for the protein MTTKKIEIKVDIDCEKCKRAIMEAVAELEGVNHVSLDQEKSILTVVGTMDPVCVAEQLKKIKQKPVVISVGPPKKPDPKPDPKKDPCFPYYYYTPCDMVTVSSYESGSGCTIV